A single Cnuibacter physcomitrellae DNA region contains:
- a CDS encoding fumarylacetoacetate hydrolase family protein, which yields MRIARWTHDGVEEEGFVDGDRVIPFAGGLDVAAVLRLGLPAVPDLWEQSRLGPATPLADVRLLAPLKPASIRDFVAFEEHVEGVSAGVEGRSHVADEWYEAPTFYFTNPHTVSGPSDVLRPPMTERLDFELEVGVVIGAVEGSDGENLDPAGAGDHIFGYTILNDWSARDLQGREMKVRLGPAKGKDFGTTLGPWIVTADELDPFLDAEGFLAIRAEVFVNGELVGHDLVSNAGWPFPEFVAYASRNSRVVPGDVLGSGTVGHGGCLAELWGRNGSLTPPPLKEGDEVRMVIEGIGELVNTVGAAVSAPPVPRARPRSRLRTRP from the coding sequence GTGAGGATCGCCCGCTGGACGCACGACGGCGTCGAGGAGGAGGGCTTCGTCGACGGCGACCGGGTGATCCCGTTCGCCGGCGGGCTCGACGTCGCCGCGGTGCTGCGCCTCGGTCTCCCGGCCGTGCCCGACCTGTGGGAGCAGTCACGGCTCGGCCCTGCGACCCCCCTCGCGGATGTCCGGCTCCTCGCGCCCCTGAAGCCGGCGTCGATCCGCGACTTCGTGGCGTTCGAGGAGCACGTCGAGGGGGTGAGCGCCGGCGTCGAGGGACGGTCGCACGTCGCCGACGAGTGGTATGAGGCACCGACCTTCTACTTCACCAACCCGCACACCGTGTCCGGGCCCTCCGACGTGCTGCGCCCGCCGATGACCGAGCGGCTCGACTTCGAGCTCGAGGTGGGGGTCGTGATCGGCGCGGTCGAGGGATCCGATGGGGAGAACCTCGACCCGGCCGGGGCGGGCGACCACATCTTCGGCTACACGATCCTGAACGACTGGTCGGCCCGCGACCTGCAGGGCCGCGAGATGAAGGTGCGTCTCGGGCCGGCCAAGGGCAAGGACTTCGGCACCACCCTCGGACCGTGGATCGTCACCGCCGACGAGCTCGACCCCTTCCTCGACGCCGAGGGGTTCCTGGCGATCCGTGCGGAGGTCTTCGTCAACGGCGAGCTCGTCGGCCACGACCTGGTGTCGAACGCGGGTTGGCCGTTCCCGGAGTTCGTGGCGTACGCGTCGCGCAACTCCCGGGTCGTGCCCGGCGACGTGCTCGGGTCCGGCACCGTCGGGCACGGCGGCTGTCTCGCCGAGCTCTGGGGCCGCAACGGCTCCCTGACCCCGCCGCCGCTGAAGGAGGGCGACGAGGTCCGGATGGTCATCGAGGGCATCGGCGAGCTCGTCAACACCGTCGGTGCCGCCGTGTCCGCACCACCCGTGCCGCGCGCCCGGCCGCGGTCGCGCCTGCGCACCCGTCCCTGA
- a CDS encoding VOC family protein, whose amino-acid sequence MIKLLSHLSYVAITSPDVEASVDFYTKQVGLLEVDRVGGAVYLRCWGDYYAYSVVVVPGDEPSLQTMAWRTSSREALDEAARRIEEAGVQGEWLDDVPHIGRAYRFTGPWGHSMTLHWDVSKHHDTEGEAASSYPDRPSRRSKVAGAPRQLDHVTIATSDVDAFARWYNEVLGFRIMARTVLDEAPISVFSVLTTNEKSHDLGVVLDGSTRAGRVNHYAFWVDTREELLIAADILGENGYPIEYGPSIHGIGEQNFLYYREPSSLRIELNTGGYRNYVPDWEPNTWKPSQGSNNMYRNSVMPMSMTESFPPADGPSATEEGVPDEIREALLNPYAHQGQG is encoded by the coding sequence ATGATCAAGCTGCTCTCGCACCTCTCGTACGTGGCCATCACCTCGCCCGACGTGGAGGCCTCGGTGGACTTCTACACGAAGCAGGTGGGCCTCCTCGAGGTCGACCGTGTGGGCGGAGCCGTCTACCTCCGGTGCTGGGGCGACTACTACGCGTACTCGGTCGTCGTCGTGCCGGGCGACGAGCCCTCGCTCCAGACCATGGCGTGGCGCACCTCGAGCCGCGAGGCCCTCGACGAGGCCGCTCGCCGCATCGAGGAGGCCGGCGTCCAGGGCGAATGGCTCGACGACGTGCCGCACATCGGGCGCGCCTACCGGTTCACCGGTCCCTGGGGCCACTCGATGACGCTCCACTGGGACGTCTCCAAGCACCACGACACCGAGGGCGAGGCCGCCTCGAGCTACCCCGACCGTCCCTCGCGCCGCAGCAAGGTCGCGGGTGCACCTCGCCAGCTGGACCACGTGACGATCGCCACGAGCGACGTCGACGCCTTCGCCCGCTGGTACAACGAGGTCCTCGGCTTCCGGATCATGGCTCGCACCGTCCTCGACGAGGCGCCGATCTCGGTGTTCTCGGTGCTCACCACCAACGAGAAGTCGCACGACCTGGGCGTCGTCCTCGACGGGTCCACCCGCGCCGGCCGTGTCAACCACTACGCCTTCTGGGTCGACACCCGGGAGGAGCTGCTCATCGCCGCCGACATCCTCGGCGAGAACGGCTACCCGATCGAGTACGGTCCGTCGATCCACGGCATCGGCGAGCAGAACTTCCTCTACTACCGCGAGCCGTCGAGCCTCCGGATCGAGCTCAACACCGGCGGTTACCGGAACTACGTGCCCGACTGGGAGCCCAACACGTGGAAGCCCTCGCAGGGGTCGAACAACATGTACCGCAACAGCGTGATGCCGATGTCGATGACCGAGTCGTTCCCGCCCGCCGACGGACCGTCGGCGACGGAGGAGGGCGTGCCCGACGAGATCCGCGAGGCTCTGCTCAACCCTTACGCCCACCAGGGACAGGGCTGA
- a CDS encoding cyclase family protein, whose amino-acid sequence MTISEDPADLDRSDPEGEIGSRAEAYRNWGRWGEDDVLGTLNLITPEKRIQAAGLVREGRVISLAQAFDTNGPQKGWRRRTNPVHTMTDTGTDAERANQGFPHGMGGADDVISMPLQCSTQWDGLGHIFDHGLAWNGRRAGEVVTSEGDLVTGIEHAADALVSRGVLLDVGRFREPTSGELPDGYAITVADLEGCIAAQGPSSVVGAGDIVLVRTGQYGRARRDGWGDYAGGPAPGLSLTTAGWLRRTDIAAIATDTWGFEVRPNEFDVPAFQPLHQVVIPNIGLTIGEMWDLEELGEACAASGRYDMLLAAPPLPITGAVGSPINPVALL is encoded by the coding sequence ATGACGATCAGCGAGGATCCCGCGGACCTGGACCGGTCGGACCCCGAGGGCGAGATCGGCTCCAGGGCCGAGGCCTACCGCAACTGGGGACGGTGGGGTGAGGACGACGTGCTCGGCACGCTCAACCTCATCACGCCGGAGAAGCGGATCCAGGCCGCGGGCCTGGTGCGCGAGGGTCGCGTCATCTCGCTCGCGCAGGCGTTCGACACGAACGGCCCGCAGAAGGGGTGGCGCCGCCGCACCAACCCGGTGCATACGATGACCGACACGGGCACGGATGCGGAGCGCGCCAACCAGGGCTTCCCCCACGGCATGGGTGGGGCCGACGACGTGATCTCGATGCCGCTGCAATGCTCCACGCAGTGGGATGGCCTCGGGCACATCTTCGACCACGGGCTCGCCTGGAACGGACGCCGGGCGGGGGAGGTCGTGACCAGCGAGGGCGACCTCGTGACGGGGATCGAGCACGCCGCCGACGCCCTCGTCTCGCGGGGCGTGCTGCTGGACGTGGGGCGGTTCCGCGAGCCGACGTCCGGCGAGCTGCCCGACGGATACGCGATCACGGTCGCGGATCTCGAGGGCTGCATCGCGGCGCAGGGTCCGTCGTCGGTCGTCGGGGCCGGTGACATCGTCCTGGTCCGCACGGGTCAGTACGGCCGTGCGCGGCGGGACGGGTGGGGTGACTACGCGGGCGGACCGGCCCCCGGCCTCTCGCTCACCACCGCCGGCTGGCTCCGGCGGACCGACATCGCCGCGATCGCCACCGACACCTGGGGATTCGAGGTGCGTCCGAACGAGTTCGACGTCCCCGCGTTCCAGCCCCTCCATCAGGTCGTGATCCCGAACATCGGGCTCACCATCGGGGAGATGTGGGACCTCGAGGAGCTCGGGGAGGCGTGCGCCGCATCCGGCCGCTACGACATGCTCCTCGCGGCGCCGCCGCTTCCGATCACGGGCGCCGTCGGGTCGCCGATCAATCCCGTCGCGCTGCTCTGA
- a CDS encoding FAD-dependent oxidoreductase codes for MTAVHSVAIVGSGVAGLAAAIQLAKAGIEVDLFEAKPELSTLGSGITLQGNALRVFDSLGVWEDVQAAGYPFVGLNLRAPGPGAPIVAALPDVKSGGPDYPSTMGMSRPDLARILVEHAEAEGARLHYGAKVTGLEQAEDGVTLDIDGAPRGPFDLVIGADGLNSTVRDLIGIETKPEPTGMGIWRTFVSRPASVESSELYYGGPVYIAGYTPTGEDTMYAFLVEKAQDRFGVSDEEATRIMLEESRAYDGPWNDIRADLEAGATANYTWFTKHVVEEPWNRGRVVVIGDAAHSCPPTIAQGAAQGLEDAFVLTELLVERDTLDQGLWDAFHARRLPRAKAVVEASTQLGQWQIDGDRDADAGGLIFGIAQRMAEPA; via the coding sequence ATGACCGCAGTCCACTCAGTCGCCATCGTCGGGAGCGGGGTGGCCGGCCTCGCCGCCGCCATCCAGCTCGCCAAGGCGGGGATCGAGGTCGACCTCTTCGAGGCCAAGCCGGAGCTGAGCACCCTCGGCTCGGGGATCACCCTCCAGGGGAACGCGCTCCGCGTCTTCGACTCGCTCGGGGTGTGGGAGGACGTCCAGGCCGCGGGCTACCCGTTCGTCGGACTGAACCTCCGCGCTCCGGGCCCCGGCGCGCCGATCGTCGCCGCCCTGCCGGACGTCAAGTCCGGCGGTCCCGACTACCCGTCGACGATGGGCATGTCGCGCCCGGACCTCGCGCGCATCCTCGTCGAGCACGCGGAGGCCGAGGGCGCCCGTCTGCACTACGGCGCGAAGGTGACCGGTCTCGAGCAGGCCGAGGACGGCGTCACCCTCGACATCGACGGCGCGCCCCGCGGCCCGTTCGACCTCGTCATCGGCGCCGACGGGCTCAACTCGACCGTGCGCGACCTCATCGGCATCGAGACCAAGCCCGAGCCGACCGGCATGGGCATCTGGCGCACGTTCGTGTCGCGACCCGCTTCGGTCGAGAGCAGCGAGCTGTACTACGGGGGCCCGGTCTACATCGCCGGATACACGCCCACGGGCGAGGACACGATGTACGCGTTCCTCGTGGAGAAGGCGCAGGACCGCTTCGGGGTCTCCGACGAGGAGGCCACCCGGATCATGCTCGAGGAGTCGCGCGCCTACGACGGCCCGTGGAACGACATCCGCGCCGACCTCGAGGCGGGCGCCACGGCCAACTACACGTGGTTCACCAAGCACGTCGTCGAGGAGCCGTGGAACCGCGGCCGGGTCGTCGTGATCGGCGACGCTGCGCACAGCTGCCCGCCGACCATCGCGCAGGGTGCCGCGCAGGGACTCGAGGACGCCTTCGTCCTCACCGAGCTCCTGGTCGAGCGCGACACCCTCGACCAGGGGCTCTGGGACGCGTTCCACGCCCGCCGCCTGCCCCGCGCGAAGGCCGTCGTCGAGGCCTCCACCCAGCTGGGACAGTGGCAGATCGACGGCGACCGCGACGCGGATGCCGGCGGCCTGATCTTCGGGATCGCACAGCGGATGGCGGAGCCGGCGTGA